A portion of the Phocoena sinus isolate mPhoSin1 chromosome 9, mPhoSin1.pri, whole genome shotgun sequence genome contains these proteins:
- the LOC116759524 gene encoding solute carrier family 23 member 1-like — MNSAIISCEHPEPLQKGDGVFNSHEGGQGRKKDGQPRGLSSNHLAYSILDIPPWYLCIFLGVQHFLTALGGLVAVPLILAKDLCLQHDPLTQSYLISTIFFVSGICTLLQVFLGVRLPILQGGTFAFLAPSLAMLSLPTWKCPVWTLNASLVNTSSPEFTEEWQKRIRELQGAIMVASCVQMLVGFSGLIGFLMRFIGPLTIAPTISLVALPLFDSAGNDAGIHWGIAAMTIFLIVLFSQYLKNIAVPVPVYGREKKCHTSKFYLFQVFPVLLALCISWLLCFVLTVTNALPLAPAAYGYLARTDTKGDVLSQAPWFRFPYPGQWGLPTISLAGVFGIVAGVISSMVESIGDYYACARLVGAPPPPKHAINRGIGIEGLGCLLAGAWGTGNGTTSYSENVGALGITRVGSRMVIVAAGCVLLLMGIFGKIGAAFATIPTPVIGGMFLVMFGVITAVGISNLQYVDMNSSRNIFVFGFSIYCGLAVPNWVNKNPERLHTGILQLDQVIQVLLTTGMFVGGFLGFLLDNTIPGSLEERGLLAWNQIQKKSEETTKTSEVYSLPWGIGTRFCASSCTRCLPFWPKLERGGRGEVGVSQLTLCSRDPSEEQPKGATDTRM, encoded by the exons CAGAAGGGTGATGGTGTATTCAACTCCCATGAAGGTGGCCAAGGCAGGAAGAAGGATGGCCAGCCTAGGGGTCTCAGCAGTAACCACCTGGCTTATAGCATCCTGGATATCCCACCATGGTATCTCTGTATCTTCTTGGGAGTACAG CACTTCCTCACAGCCCTGGGGGGACTCGTGGCAGTTCCACTCATCCTGGCCAAGGACCTGTGTTTGCAGCATGACCCCCTGACCCAGAGCTACCTCATCAGCACCATTTTCTTCGTCTCTGGCATTTGCACTCTCCTGCAAGTATTTTTAGGAGTCAG gcTGCCCATTCTCCAGGGAGGAACATTTGCTTTTCTGGCACCCTCCCTGGCCATGCTGTCCCTTCCCACCTGGAAGTGCCCCGTGTGGACACTCAATGCCAGCCTGGTGAACACCAGCTCCCCTGAATTCACTGAGGAATGGCAGAAGAGGATCCGAGAG CTGCAGGGAGCCATCATGGTTGCTTCCTGTGTCCAGATGCTGGTGGGCTTCTCAGGCCTCATTGGCTTCCTCATGCGCTTCATCGGCCCCTTGACCATTGCTCCGACCATCTCCCTGGTGGCCCTGCCTCTCTTCGATTCTGCGGGCAATGACGCCGGGATCCACTGGGGGATTGCTGCCAT gACCATCTTCCTCATCGTGCTGTTTTCTCAGTACCTGAAAAACATTGCGGTGCCTGTGCCTGTTTACGGAAGAGAGAAGAAGTGTCACACCTCTAAGTTCTACCTGTTTCAGGTCTTCCCT GTGTTGCTGGCGCTCTGCATCTCGTGGCTGCTGTGCTTCGTGCTCACAGTCACCAACGCCCTCCCTTTGGCACCTGCAGCCTACGGGTACCTGGCCCGCACAGACACCAAAGGCGACGTCCTGAGCCAGGCTCCGTGGTTTCGCTTCCCTTACCCAG GGCAGTGGGGCCTCCCCACCATCAGCCTGGCTGGGGTCTTTGGGATCGTCGCGGGGGTGATCTCCTCAATGGTGGAGTCCATAGGCGATTATTATGCCTGTGCCCGCCTGGTGGGGGCACCACCCCCTCCGAAGCACGCCATCAACCGAGGCATCGGCATCGAGGGCCTGGGCTGCCTGCTGGCAGGGGCCTGGGGTACGGGGAACGGCACCACCTCCTACAGCGAGAATGTCGGCGCTCTGGGCATCACCAGG GTAGGGAGCAGGATGGTGATTGTTGCGGCGGGCTGCGTGCTGCTCCTGATGGGCATATTTGGGAAGATCGGGGCTGCGTTTGCCACCATCCCAACCCCTGTGATCGGAGGCATGTTCCTGGTGATGTTTGGGGTCATCACTGCCGTGGGGATTTCCAATCTTCAG TACGTGGACATGAACTCGTCCAGAAACATCTTTGTCTTTGGCTTCTCCATCTACTGTGGGCTTGCTGTTCCCAACTGGGTGAACAAGAACCCGGAGAGGCTCCACACAG GGATTCTGCAGTTGGACCAGGTCATCCAGGTGCTGCTGACCACGGGCATGTTTGTTGGTGgatttctgggctttctactgGACAACACCATCCCTG GAAGcctggaggagagaggcctcCTGGCGTGGAATCAAATCCAGAAGAAGTCTGAGGAGACTACGAAGACCTCGGAAGTCTACAGCCTCCCCTGGGGGATTGGCACCAGGTTCTGCGCATCCTCCTGCACCCGGTGCCTCCCCTTCTGGCCCAAGCTGGAACGTGGTGGGAGAGGTGAGGTGGGGGTGAGCCAGCTGACGCTCTGCTCCCGGGACCCCTCAGAAGAGCAACCCAAGGGCGCCACAGACACCAGGATGTAA